In Treponema primitia ZAS-2, a genomic segment contains:
- a CDS encoding acetyl-CoA carboxylase carboxyltransferase subunit beta yields the protein MPSDVCPGCGIPGDGEAIAANLNTCPSCGYHYRMEPAERIAYLADPDSFSEFSANLRSLNPIDLAGYEEKLNEAEAKARMKDAVITGTCTIEGKPAILGLMSFNFMGGSMGSVVGEKVSRALLRGAEEKIPVIIYTTSGGARMQEGIFSLMQMAKTSSAAAELDKAGVPFFIVLCDPTTGGVTASFAMLADITIAEPGALIGFAGPRVIEGTIRQTLPDGFQRAEFQQEKGFVDLILPRKDQRRVISELMDLHQTGSQPWKNYKESGYSNGDAS from the coding sequence GTGCCCTCTGATGTTTGTCCCGGCTGCGGCATCCCCGGTGATGGGGAAGCGATTGCCGCAAATCTTAACACCTGCCCTTCCTGCGGCTACCATTACCGCATGGAGCCCGCAGAACGGATCGCCTATCTGGCGGACCCGGACAGTTTTTCTGAATTTTCAGCAAACCTCCGATCCCTTAACCCCATCGACCTTGCGGGGTACGAAGAAAAACTAAACGAGGCGGAAGCCAAGGCCCGGATGAAGGATGCGGTGATCACCGGGACCTGTACCATTGAAGGAAAACCGGCGATCCTGGGCCTCATGTCCTTCAATTTCATGGGGGGCTCCATGGGCTCCGTGGTGGGGGAAAAAGTCAGCCGTGCCCTACTCAGGGGCGCGGAAGAAAAAATCCCGGTAATCATCTATACCACCTCCGGAGGCGCCCGTATGCAGGAGGGGATCTTCTCCCTGATGCAGATGGCGAAAACTTCCAGTGCTGCGGCGGAGCTGGACAAGGCGGGGGTCCCCTTCTTCATCGTTCTCTGCGATCCCACCACCGGAGGAGTCACCGCTTCTTTTGCCATGCTGGCTGACATCACCATTGCTGAGCCCGGTGCCCTCATCGGCTTTGCCGGTCCCCGGGTTATTGAAGGCACCATCAGGCAGACCCTGCCTGATGGTTTCCAGCGGGCGGAGTTTCAGCAGGAAAAGGGCTTCGTGGACCTGATCCTCCCCCGTAAAGATCAGCGCAGGGTCATTTCGGAACTTATGGATTTACACCAAACAGGATCACAACCATGGAAGAATTACAAAGAAAGCGGCTATTCAAACGGAGACGCCTCATGA
- a CDS encoding acetyl-CoA carboxylase carboxyltransferase subunit alpha — protein MKDDSLQNKIAELKELARASGLDLSKEIEQLEEKVRSVSRSAVTWKQVELARHPDRPYALDYIHRIFDSFIELHGDRAYGDDPAIIGGLGFLNRRPVTILANQKGRTLKENVRRNHGMANPEGYRKALRLAKEAEKFRRPIITFVDTAGAYPGIGAEERGIGEAIARNLREFSQLKTPIVCVIIGEGGSGGALGLCVGDKIYMLENAIYSVISPEGGASLLLRDAGRAKDAAAMLRITSADLLEFKVINGVIPEPEGGAHIDPNRTAQAIKDVLVQDLMDLGGRNPSVLVRYRNQKIRKAGHWNEGLTP, from the coding sequence ATGAAAGATGACAGCCTTCAAAATAAAATAGCAGAACTGAAGGAGCTCGCCCGTGCTTCAGGATTGGACCTGTCCAAAGAAATTGAGCAGCTTGAAGAAAAAGTGCGCTCAGTCTCCCGCAGCGCGGTCACCTGGAAACAGGTGGAGCTGGCTCGCCATCCGGACAGGCCCTACGCGCTGGACTACATACACCGGATATTCGACAGTTTTATTGAGCTTCATGGGGATCGGGCCTACGGGGACGATCCTGCAATTATCGGCGGCCTGGGCTTTCTTAACAGAAGGCCGGTAACAATACTGGCGAACCAGAAAGGCCGGACCCTGAAAGAAAACGTCCGCCGCAACCACGGCATGGCAAACCCCGAGGGGTACCGGAAGGCCCTGCGCCTGGCCAAAGAAGCGGAAAAATTCCGCCGCCCCATCATCACCTTTGTGGACACCGCCGGGGCGTATCCGGGTATAGGCGCAGAAGAACGGGGTATAGGGGAAGCTATTGCCCGGAACCTCCGGGAATTCAGCCAGCTAAAAACACCCATAGTGTGCGTCATCATCGGCGAAGGCGGCTCCGGAGGCGCCCTGGGGCTCTGTGTGGGGGACAAGATCTATATGCTGGAAAACGCCATCTATTCGGTCATCAGCCCCGAAGGGGGCGCCTCACTGCTGCTCCGGGACGCCGGGCGGGCCAAGGACGCCGCAGCAATGCTGCGGATCACCAGCGCAGACCTGCTGGAATTTAAGGTAATCAACGGCGTTATACCGGAACCGGAGGGAGGCGCCCATATCGACCCAAACAGGACCGCCCAGGCCATCAAGGATGTACTGGTACAGGATCTGATGGACCTGGGCGGAAGAAATCCCTCGGTACTGGTCCGCTACCGGAACCAGAAGATACGGAAGGCGGGGCACTGGAACGAAGGGCTTACCCCGTAA